ATGATGCGCTTGTATATACGGCGGCTGACAATACGCCGTCTGCGCTGATCCTGTCCGAAAAAGATATAGACAATAAGCCCCAAGACGGGTACAAAAGAGACGACCAGAATCCACGAAGTAGCCTTCAGCGGATTGCGATTCTCGCTGATAATGACGGCACTGACGGCAGCCGTCATCAGCATGTATACGATTATTAAGAGTGCAATCATAGGTTGGTCGTCCTCTTAGGATGAAATCCGAATACGAACAAAAATAGCAAGAAAACCCATGGTGAGCGACTCCCACAGGTTCCTTTTTTCTTCTCGGAGAAGAAAGACTGTCAGCTCCGAAGGAGCGATCCGAATTCGATCTGTACCTCGAAGCCGACAGTCTTTGGCATTTACGCGCGAAAAAAAGATCATTCGCAGTACCGAAAAACGTGGCGCGTAAACTTTTCGGTTTT
This genomic stretch from Porphyromonas gingivalis ATCC 33277 harbors:
- a CDS encoding DUF1661 domain-containing protein, with product MFTSRAKTEKFTRHVFRYCE